The following are encoded in a window of Magnolia sinica isolate HGM2019 chromosome 11, MsV1, whole genome shotgun sequence genomic DNA:
- the LOC131218512 gene encoding polyol transporter 5-like, which yields MADRKIEKTAESDASLSYDPTMVQPEKKRRNKFAFACTVIASMTSILLGYDIGVMSGAVIFIKKDLKITDVQIEVLVGILNIYCLFGSLLAGRTSDWIGRRYTIILAGAIFFAGALLMGFSTNYTFLMVGRFVAGIGVGYALVIAPVYTTEISPTSSRGLLTSLPDVFINAGIMFGYVSNYAFSKLSLHLGWRLMLGVGAIPSVFLAVGVLAMPESPRWLMMQGRLGDAKQVLYKTSDSKEEAESRITDIKEAVGIPENCNDDFVQVQKRSHGEGVWRELLISPTPAVRRVLIAAVGIHFFQQASGIDAVVLYSPRIFQKAGIKGNDPILGVTVAVGFIKTLTILIATFLVDRIGRRRLLLFSSGGVFLSLITLATGLTIIDQNPDKKITGAIVVCIVTVLTFVSFFSTGLGPITWVYSSEIFPLRLRAQGASIGVAFNRITSGVLTMTFISLYKAITIGGAFFLYAGIAAAGWIFYYTFLPETRGQTLEDMAVLFKESRWASKKKGEESHSQVELASNVHGHGPAQL from the exons ATGGCAGATAGAAAAATCGAAAAGACTGCAGAATCCGACGCTTCTCTGAGCTATGATCCAACCATGGTGCAGCCTGAGAAGAAGCGGAGGAACAAGTTCGCTTTCGCTTGCACGGTGATCGCTTCCATGACTTCAATTCTCTTGGGTTATG ATATTGGAGTGATGAGTGGAGCAGTTATCTTTATAAAAAAGGATCTAAAGATCACCGATGTACAGATCGAAGTACTCGTCGGGATTCTCAATATCTACTGTCTATTCGGGTCGCTACTTGCCGGAAGAACATCGGATTGGATAGGCCGCCGATACACAATCATCCTCGCCGGAGCAATCTTCTTTGCCGGCGCTCTACTGATGGGCTTCTCAACGAATTACACGTTTCTAATGGTAGGTAGATTCGTGGCAGGGATTGGAGTAGGCTACGCCCTCGTAATCGCACCCGTCTACACCACCGAGATCTCTCCCACCTCATCTCGAGGCCTCCTCACTTCCCTCCCTGATGTCTTCATCAACGCCGGTATCATGTTCGGATACGTATCCAACTACGCCTTCTCCAAGCTCTCCTTACATCTAGGCTGGCGACTGATGCTTGGTGTCGGTGCAATACCGTCCGTCTTCCTAGCCGTCGGAGTCTTAGCCATGCCCGAATCTCCACGCTGGCTGATGATGCAAGGCCGTCTAGGAGACGCGAAACAAGTCCTCTACAAAACGTCTGATTCTAAAGAAGAAGCCGAAAGCCGGATCACCGACATCAAAGAAGCGGTCGGAATACCAGAGAATTGCAATGATGATTTTGTTCAGGTACAAAAGCGTAGCCATGGAGAGGGTGTATGGAGAGAACTACTAATTAGCCCAACACCAGCTGTTCGTCGTGTCCTCATTGCTGCAGTTGGAATCCATTTCTTCCAGCAAGCATCCGGCATTGATGCAGTAGTCCTCTACAGCCCACGCATTTTCCAGAAAGCTGGAATTAAAGGCAACGACCCAATCCTGGGTGTGACCGTAGCCGTTGGATTCATTAAAACATTAACCATCTTGATTGCAACATTCCTAGTAGACAGGATCGGCAGGCGGCGTCTCTTACTCTTCAGCAGTGGGGGTGTTTTCTTATCTCTCATTACTCTCGCTACGGGATTAACGATCATCGATCAAAACCCAGATAAGAAGATAACAGGGGCCATCGTCGTCTGTATCGTCACGGTCCTTACATTCGTTTCTTTCTTCTCAACTGGTCTGGGACCCATCACATGGGTCTACAGCTCTGAGATTTTCCCTTTGAGGCTACGAGCTCAGGGTGCGAGTATTGGGGTGGCTTTTAACCGCATTACGAGTGGTGTTCTTACGATGACTTTCATTTCTCTTTATAAGGCTATCACAATCGGTGGAGCATTCTTTCTTTACGCAGGAATCGCTGCCGCTGGTTGGATCTTCTACTACACGTTCTTGCCGGAGACTCGAGGGCAGACGTTGGAAGATATGGCAGTTCTCTTTAAAGAGTCGAGATGGGCTTCgaagaagaagggagaagaaAGCCATAGCCAGGTGGAATTAGCTAGCAATGTCCATGGCCATGGACCAGCTCAGCTGTGA